From one Microthrixaceae bacterium genomic stretch:
- a CDS encoding rhomboid family intramembrane serine protease: MFRFAPQRYGNDGWFRVGSVDVTTTILVLGVSVLSLFLTAISQATFFDPYSLNGHQVRSGQVWRIATWPFANFPNIWFILSAFIFFMLGTQLEGDVGRKRFAWMLAILTVVPGIVGVLYPVGWGISGASLHTGAEAFGLSNLTTGLLVIFALRFPFARSLLNIPLWVLLAVFETIYALQIIAERDWAMLVFFLASLAVAALIARAFDLTEFHQIPKLPLPGFVSGDPYAKTNRSRARKNKQQAGSSTSRGNSTGRPTGKGRSPGSPFARSTPAEVIPLRPEPRLSREAQAELDTLLDKISEGGMDSLTVDERARLDELSRTLRGE, translated from the coding sequence GTGTTTCGCTTCGCTCCTCAGCGCTACGGCAACGACGGCTGGTTTCGAGTCGGCTCCGTCGACGTCACTACCACCATCTTGGTCCTCGGCGTGTCGGTCCTGTCACTGTTCCTCACCGCGATCAGCCAGGCGACGTTCTTCGACCCCTACTCGCTCAACGGACATCAGGTCCGATCGGGTCAGGTCTGGAGGATCGCGACGTGGCCGTTCGCGAACTTCCCCAACATCTGGTTCATCCTCTCGGCGTTCATCTTCTTCATGCTCGGCACCCAACTTGAGGGCGACGTCGGCCGTAAGCGCTTCGCATGGATGCTGGCGATCCTCACCGTCGTTCCGGGCATCGTCGGCGTGCTGTACCCGGTGGGTTGGGGAATCTCCGGAGCGTCGCTCCACACCGGAGCGGAGGCGTTCGGCCTGTCGAATCTGACGACCGGCCTCCTGGTGATCTTCGCGCTGCGTTTCCCCTTCGCCCGGTCCTTGCTCAACATCCCGTTGTGGGTGCTGTTGGCCGTGTTCGAGACGATCTACGCCCTGCAGATCATCGCGGAACGCGACTGGGCGATGCTGGTCTTCTTCCTCGCCTCGCTCGCCGTCGCGGCGCTCATCGCCCGGGCCTTCGATCTCACCGAGTTTCACCAGATCCCCAAACTGCCGCTGCCGGGGTTCGTCAGCGGCGACCCGTACGCCAAAACCAACCGATCCCGGGCCCGCAAGAACAAACAGCAGGCCGGCTCGTCCACGTCCAGAGGCAACTCAACCGGCAGGCCGACCGGCAAGGGCCGTTCGCCGGGTTCACCGTTCGCCAGATCCACCCCCGCAGAGGTCATTCCGCTGAGGCCCGAGCCGCGCCTGAGCCGCGAGGCACAAGCCGAACTCGACACGCTGCTCGACAAGATCAGCGAAGGCGGCATGGACAGCCTCACCGTCGATGAGCGCGCTCGTCTCGACGAGCTCAGCCGGACCCTCCGCGGCGAGTAG
- the mshD gene encoding mycothiol synthase, which produces MTKSPPFDRPPQEPDPSAIRALAERFGGEVDHHEGHERAWVMCPPADLDSVLTAAAELDLRHTRTLLQMSVALPVADPAPTRPIATRPFEFERDHEAWLRVNNAAFAWHPDQGNKTTADLETTIAEPWFDPEGFRILDLDETMAGFCWTKIHSQESPPLGEIFVIAVAPEFAGRGLGRALTLDGLDWMARQRHLTAAMLYVEADNTAALRTYEQIGFEVVATRVAFEPAASPNLL; this is translated from the coding sequence ATGACCAAATCGCCCCCATTTGACCGCCCCCCGCAGGAGCCGGATCCCAGCGCGATTCGAGCCCTCGCCGAGCGCTTCGGCGGGGAGGTCGACCACCACGAAGGCCACGAGCGCGCGTGGGTCATGTGCCCGCCCGCAGACCTCGATTCGGTGCTCACCGCGGCGGCCGAACTCGACCTTCGCCACACCCGCACCCTCCTGCAGATGAGCGTCGCTCTACCGGTCGCCGACCCCGCCCCAACTCGTCCGATCGCCACGCGTCCCTTCGAGTTCGAACGCGACCACGAAGCGTGGCTCCGGGTGAACAACGCCGCGTTCGCCTGGCACCCGGATCAGGGGAACAAAACCACCGCCGATCTCGAGACCACCATCGCCGAACCGTGGTTCGACCCAGAGGGGTTCCGGATCCTCGACCTCGACGAAACCATGGCCGGGTTCTGTTGGACGAAGATCCATTCCCAGGAATCGCCGCCGCTGGGCGAGATCTTCGTGATCGCCGTCGCCCCCGAGTTCGCCGGGCGCGGCCTCGGGCGGGCCCTCACCCTCGACGGGCTCGACTGGATGGCCCGCCAGCGGCACCTGACCGCAGCGATGCTCTATGTCGAAGCCGACAACACCGCCGCGCTGCGCACGTACGAACAGATCGGATTCGAGGTCGTAGCGACACGAGTAGCGTTCGAACCAGCCGCTTCGCCGAATCTCTTATGA
- a CDS encoding ISL3 family transposase, producing the protein MAAELGCDSHTVNDAVVAYGEALLKADTGRVGEVEALGLDETLFVRLGERHHKQWATSIVDVGGAGRHPKLVEVIEGRTAVKVSGWIDARPEAWREAIRFGVLDMSGPYRKTFNDSLSHVTQVADPFHVHKHANAKLDECRRRVQNETLGHRGRKDDPLYRSRRLLTKAHDRLDEAGEAKLLSLLEAGDPNGEVRMCWHAKETVRSLYRIDDPGDVEAFIDDMSDADMPPEVRALVGTLRRWRDQIVAWHRSKVTNGPTERMNNLIKRVKRVGFGLRRFRNYRVRVLLYAGRPDWDLLGGVTPEMTPNAVSIS; encoded by the coding sequence GTGGCAGCGGAACTGGGGTGTGATAGCCACACCGTGAACGACGCGGTCGTCGCGTACGGTGAGGCGTTGTTGAAGGCGGACACCGGGCGGGTCGGCGAGGTTGAGGCATTGGGGTTGGACGAAACGTTGTTCGTCCGTTTGGGGGAACGGCACCACAAGCAGTGGGCCACCTCGATCGTTGATGTCGGCGGTGCGGGGCGTCACCCGAAACTGGTCGAGGTGATCGAGGGGCGGACCGCCGTCAAGGTCAGCGGTTGGATCGACGCCCGCCCCGAGGCGTGGCGAGAAGCGATCCGTTTCGGGGTGTTGGATATGTCGGGCCCGTACCGCAAGACGTTCAACGACAGTCTCAGCCATGTCACCCAGGTTGCCGACCCGTTCCACGTGCACAAGCACGCGAACGCCAAGCTGGATGAGTGTCGGCGGCGGGTGCAGAACGAAACGCTCGGCCACCGGGGCCGCAAAGACGATCCGTTGTACCGGTCACGCCGCTTGTTGACCAAAGCCCACGATCGCCTTGATGAGGCGGGCGAAGCGAAGCTGTTGAGCCTGTTGGAGGCGGGCGACCCCAACGGCGAGGTCCGCATGTGTTGGCACGCCAAAGAGACGGTCCGCAGCCTGTATCGCATCGACGACCCCGGCGACGTCGAGGCTTTCATCGACGACATGTCCGACGCCGACATGCCGCCCGAAGTCCGTGCTCTGGTCGGAACGCTGCGACGTTGGCGCGACCAGATTGTTGCGTGGCACCGCTCCAAAGTGACCAACGGTCCGACCGAAAGGATGAACAACTTGATCAAACGGGTGAAGCGTGTCGGGTTCGGTCTGCGCCGGTTCCGGAACTACCGGGTTCGGGTACTGCTGTACGCGGGTCGACCGGACTGGGACCTGCTGGGTGGCGTCACCCCGGAGATGACGCCGAACGCGGTCAGCATATCCTGA
- the rlmN gene encoding 23S rRNA (adenine(2503)-C(2))-methyltransferase RlmN, giving the protein MTAPTTLPGTTLPGRFQVSRDDLAALLEGQPAYRVDQVWKGFYEQFRSVDELTTLPKALRSTLSERLRDSLELVTESVSENGDTTKFLWRLHDGATVETVLMLYPDRATVCISTQAGCAMACQFCATGQAGFERHLDVGEVVEQVIRAARVAADAATPRRISNIVFMGMGEPLANYDVTWAVVERLHGDVGISARHLTISTVGIVPGIRRLTLESLPVNLAVSLHAANDTLRDELVPINRRYPLEVLAQACAEYLAVKSRRLSFEWAMIDGVNDTERDARELAAYATSLRAHVNLIPLNPTPGYPTVGSPMRRVREFRDRLDSLGANATIRQNRGTEIDAACGQLRNVHRSRGTAKVATPVSLAQDRGVSLPE; this is encoded by the coding sequence ATGACCGCACCCACCACGCTCCCCGGCACCACGCTCCCCGGCCGCTTCCAGGTGAGCCGCGACGACCTGGCGGCCCTCCTCGAGGGGCAGCCGGCCTACCGGGTGGATCAGGTCTGGAAGGGGTTCTACGAACAGTTCCGTTCCGTCGACGAGTTGACCACCCTGCCCAAGGCGCTGCGCTCGACCCTGTCCGAGCGCCTCCGCGACAGCCTCGAACTCGTCACCGAGTCGGTCAGCGAGAACGGCGACACCACCAAGTTCCTGTGGCGCCTCCACGACGGAGCGACGGTCGAAACCGTGCTGATGCTGTACCCCGACCGGGCGACGGTGTGCATCTCCACCCAGGCCGGATGCGCGATGGCGTGCCAGTTCTGCGCAACCGGGCAGGCGGGGTTCGAACGCCACCTCGACGTGGGCGAGGTCGTGGAACAGGTTATTCGGGCCGCCCGGGTCGCCGCCGACGCGGCGACGCCACGGCGAATCTCCAACATCGTGTTCATGGGCATGGGCGAACCGCTTGCCAACTATGACGTGACGTGGGCGGTGGTCGAGCGACTCCACGGCGACGTCGGCATCTCGGCCCGGCACCTCACGATCTCGACCGTCGGCATCGTCCCCGGCATCCGACGACTCACCCTCGAGTCGCTACCGGTGAACCTGGCGGTTTCCCTTCACGCCGCGAACGACACGCTTCGAGACGAACTCGTGCCCATCAACAGGCGTTACCCGCTGGAGGTGTTGGCGCAGGCGTGCGCCGAGTACCTGGCGGTCAAAAGCCGGCGGTTGAGCTTCGAGTGGGCGATGATCGACGGGGTCAACGACACCGAACGCGACGCCCGGGAACTGGCGGCCTACGCCACGTCGCTTCGAGCACACGTCAACCTCATCCCGCTCAACCCGACCCCCGGATACCCCACCGTCGGCTCGCCCATGCGGCGCGTCCGCGAGTTCCGGGACCGACTCGATTCCCTCGGAGCGAACGCCACCATCCGCCAGAACCGCGGCACCGAAATCGACGCAGCCTGCGGGCAACTTCGCAACGTTCATCGCAGCCGCGGCACCGCCAAGGTCGCCACACCGGTGTCGCTGGCACAAGATCGCGGCGTTTCGCTGCCAGAATGA
- a CDS encoding GyrI-like domain-containing protein produces MIARMDVLSEKRIIEVGRVHTAVVKGTVAFADITSFFDRVFTAVPAAIHAAGVVPAGPAFARYNSHPTDTVDIEAGFAVSEPYEGASEVSVGEDGVVAGELPAGRVATATLRGGYDLLSAAWPEMIGWVMSQGEHPGEVSWEVYVTEPTPDADPAAMITELYCTLLERSST; encoded by the coding sequence ATGATTGCGCGTATGGACGTGCTGAGCGAGAAGCGAATCATTGAGGTCGGCCGGGTTCATACAGCGGTCGTGAAAGGCACAGTCGCCTTTGCCGACATCACTTCGTTCTTCGACAGGGTGTTCACTGCCGTACCCGCCGCAATTCACGCTGCGGGGGTAGTGCCGGCGGGACCTGCCTTTGCCCGTTACAACTCACATCCCACCGACACCGTTGACATCGAGGCGGGTTTCGCCGTTTCAGAGCCTTACGAAGGGGCTTCGGAGGTCTCGGTTGGTGAGGACGGCGTTGTGGCTGGTGAGCTGCCGGCGGGTCGTGTCGCGACGGCAACGCTTCGGGGCGGATACGACCTCCTCTCCGCTGCGTGGCCCGAGATGATCGGCTGGGTCATGTCGCAGGGTGAGCACCCGGGTGAGGTGTCGTGGGAGGTGTACGTCACGGAACCGACCCCCGATGCCGACCCGGCAGCGATGATCACCGAGTTGTATTGCACCCTTCTGGAGCGGTCGAGTACTTGA
- a CDS encoding transposase family protein: protein MCELLVGLGEVNVLGVDDRPGGPIIVKVESRLDEQAWCRRCGTRGSIKDRDDVVLVDLPCFGRPARLVWRKQRWCCRETLCPTRSWTVQDARIAVPR from the coding sequence ATGTGCGAGCTGCTGGTCGGTTTGGGTGAGGTGAACGTTCTCGGTGTCGATGACCGGCCGGGCGGGCCGATCATCGTGAAGGTCGAGTCGAGGCTCGATGAACAGGCATGGTGTCGTCGCTGCGGGACGCGAGGCTCAATCAAGGACCGCGACGATGTGGTGCTGGTGGACCTGCCGTGTTTCGGTCGTCCAGCACGACTGGTGTGGCGCAAACAACGATGGTGCTGCCGTGAGACGCTCTGCCCGACAAGATCGTGGACGGTGCAGGACGCCAGGATTGCTGTGCCGCGTTGA
- a CDS encoding ABC transporter permease subunit: MTATNMTTTPITRPRFSGHRMWVVARTELKQLAGAKDYWIPMALLGSLFFIVLPAILLLTVSSWGDTEVVTQVSQSLRVLPKSAQAQISRIDEGGQTLYALSVFLFAPVAVIVPITISTAVGAATIVGERERGTGEFLAHSPASAREIYLGKLIASFVPGYLTTLVGFGCYSVLVNTIAGPAVGGWFFPTAQWWVMVLWIIPPFLALTLSLVLRLSATVRSTAAAQQASGLISLPLIGIAYGQSSGAVFGQTNAGIWVGAIAWAFAVVSLTRGVRSVTRARLLGVANEA; encoded by the coding sequence ATGACCGCGACCAACATGACGACTACACCGATCACTCGGCCGAGATTCAGCGGCCACCGAATGTGGGTCGTCGCCCGCACTGAACTCAAACAGCTCGCCGGCGCCAAGGACTACTGGATCCCGATGGCGCTGCTGGGCTCATTGTTCTTCATCGTGCTGCCCGCGATCCTGTTACTCACCGTGTCGTCGTGGGGTGACACCGAGGTCGTCACTCAGGTCTCCCAGTCGCTGCGGGTGCTGCCGAAGTCGGCGCAGGCGCAGATCTCGCGCATCGACGAGGGCGGCCAAACCCTCTACGCGCTGTCGGTGTTCCTGTTCGCCCCCGTGGCGGTCATCGTGCCGATCACGATCTCCACCGCGGTCGGCGCCGCCACCATCGTCGGCGAACGAGAGCGAGGCACGGGCGAATTCCTCGCCCACTCCCCCGCCTCGGCCCGCGAAATCTACCTCGGCAAGCTCATCGCCAGCTTTGTTCCGGGCTACCTCACCACCCTGGTGGGATTCGGGTGTTACTCGGTGCTGGTCAACACGATCGCCGGTCCCGCCGTCGGAGGCTGGTTCTTCCCCACGGCCCAATGGTGGGTCATGGTGCTGTGGATCATCCCCCCGTTCCTCGCGCTGACCTTGTCGCTGGTGCTTCGGCTCTCGGCGACGGTTCGATCGACCGCTGCAGCCCAACAGGCCTCCGGCCTCATCAGCCTGCCGTTGATCGGTATCGCCTACGGGCAGTCATCCGGGGCGGTGTTCGGGCAGACCAACGCCGGCATCTGGGTCGGGGCCATCGCCTGGGCGTTCGCGGTTGTGAGCCTCACCCGCGGCGTACGTTCGGTCACGCGGGCACGCCTCCTCGGGGTCGCCAACGAGGCATAA
- a CDS encoding peroxiredoxin, whose translation MSTSRSGHAGEPGAPGEPGGSGEPGVSGEPGELRVGEAAPPFSLEGIDGRTGDLGEWSLSDFEGAPLVLAFYPADDTPVCTAQLKSYTEHVGLLAESGAALVAISPQDPQSHRRFAAAHGGFAFPLLSDIDRSVGADYAVLGLLDLYRRTVVIVDAEGCIAAIHRSIGPGSGYQPLAEMLDALASSVRTGSQ comes from the coding sequence GTGAGCACGTCACGGTCGGGGCACGCTGGGGAGCCTGGAGCGCCCGGGGAGCCCGGCGGTTCGGGGGAGCCCGGCGTCTCGGGGGAGCCGGGGGAGTTGCGCGTCGGCGAAGCCGCTCCGCCGTTCTCGCTGGAGGGCATCGACGGGCGCACCGGGGATCTCGGCGAGTGGTCGCTGTCGGACTTCGAAGGAGCTCCGCTGGTGTTGGCGTTCTACCCGGCGGATGACACACCGGTGTGTACCGCGCAGCTCAAGAGCTATACCGAACACGTCGGTCTGCTGGCGGAGTCGGGCGCGGCACTCGTGGCGATTTCGCCGCAGGACCCGCAGAGCCACCGCCGATTCGCGGCGGCGCACGGGGGGTTCGCGTTTCCGCTCCTCAGCGATATCGACCGTAGCGTCGGTGCCGATTACGCGGTGTTGGGGTTGTTGGATCTGTATCGCCGCACCGTGGTGATCGTCGACGCCGAGGGTTGCATCGCCGCCATCCATCGCTCGATCGGTCCCGGTTCGGGGTATCAGCCGCTCGCCGAGATGCTCGATGCTCTGGCGAGTTCGGTTCGCACTGGGTCGCAGTGA
- a CDS encoding TIGR03560 family F420-dependent LLM class oxidoreductase, giving the protein MIFGTFIPQGWKMELAGIPDDQDKWAATMRVARLADELGYDSIWVYDHVHNVPVPANEAVFECWTTLAAVSQVTERVRLGQMVSCAPYRNPALTAKITATLDVVSGGRLDFGVGAGWYQQEFEAYGYDYPDNRDRLQSLKEAVEITKLMWTEPEATYDGRIHSVRGAQCDPKPLQKLPPIWIGGGGERVTLRIVARHADRSNFGGKLDEWAHKCEVLKAHCAEVGRDYDEIVKTWSPSLLVRESESDLPIESMGAWGEPYDSWVEGNLIGTPEQVVEKLEAYQRLGLGGVVPWIADLPDTETLELFATQVMPQFR; this is encoded by the coding sequence ATGATCTTCGGAACGTTCATACCGCAGGGTTGGAAGATGGAACTCGCGGGGATTCCCGACGACCAGGACAAATGGGCAGCGACGATGCGCGTCGCGAGACTGGCCGACGAACTCGGCTACGACTCGATCTGGGTGTACGACCACGTCCACAACGTCCCCGTGCCGGCGAACGAAGCGGTTTTCGAATGCTGGACGACCCTCGCAGCGGTCAGCCAGGTCACCGAGCGCGTGCGTCTCGGTCAGATGGTGAGCTGTGCCCCGTATCGAAACCCGGCACTCACGGCAAAGATCACGGCCACCCTCGATGTGGTCAGCGGCGGCCGCCTCGATTTCGGTGTGGGGGCGGGTTGGTATCAACAGGAGTTCGAGGCCTACGGGTACGACTATCCCGACAACCGCGATCGACTCCAGTCGCTCAAGGAGGCCGTGGAAATCACCAAGCTCATGTGGACCGAGCCGGAGGCGACCTATGACGGTCGAATCCATTCCGTTCGTGGGGCACAGTGCGATCCGAAGCCGTTACAGAAGTTGCCGCCGATCTGGATCGGTGGGGGTGGGGAGCGTGTGACGTTGCGCATCGTCGCCAGGCATGCGGACCGCTCGAATTTCGGAGGAAAGCTCGACGAGTGGGCGCACAAGTGCGAGGTGCTCAAAGCGCATTGTGCCGAGGTCGGTCGCGACTACGACGAAATCGTCAAGACCTGGTCGCCGTCGTTGCTCGTACGCGAGTCCGAGTCCGACTTGCCGATCGAATCGATGGGGGCGTGGGGTGAGCCGTATGACAGTTGGGTCGAAGGTAACCTCATCGGGACCCCCGAGCAGGTTGTCGAGAAGCTTGAGGCCTACCAGCGCCTCGGCCTCGGTGGAGTGGTGCCGTGGATTGCGGATCTTCCCGACACCGAGACGTTGGAACTCTTCGCGACCCAGGTGATGCCACAGTTTCGGTGA
- a CDS encoding MaoC family dehydratase, with protein MTTEITGIEGLKSLEGKHLGYSDYLEVTQERVNQFAEATGDHQWIHVDPERAKDGPFGGTIAHGYLTLSLGPMLAPQVMKMGGFKMAVNYGCGKVRFPSPVPVGANLRLGIEVTQVEDLGEGAAQCTFLYTFETEGSSKPSCVSEVIIRVYE; from the coding sequence ATGACAACGGAGATCACCGGCATTGAGGGCTTGAAGTCCCTCGAAGGAAAGCACCTCGGATACAGCGACTACCTCGAGGTCACCCAGGAACGCGTCAACCAGTTCGCCGAGGCGACGGGCGACCATCAGTGGATCCACGTCGATCCCGAACGCGCCAAGGACGGCCCCTTCGGCGGCACGATCGCACACGGCTACCTCACCTTGTCGCTCGGCCCGATGCTCGCACCTCAGGTCATGAAGATGGGCGGCTTCAAGATGGCCGTCAACTACGGCTGTGGCAAGGTTCGCTTCCCGAGCCCGGTTCCGGTCGGCGCCAACCTCCGCCTCGGCATCGAGGTCACCCAGGTCGAGGACCTCGGCGAAGGCGCCGCGCAGTGCACCTTCCTGTACACCTTCGAGACCGAGGGCTCGTCGAAGCCGAGTTGCGTCTCCGAGGTCATCATCCGCGTCTACGAGTAG
- a CDS encoding HNH endonuclease gives MFEGFDSELNSLGSGIDDVAVLFELQRRLDLHMIDALGELDAVGMTDIVEGLSTKAWVSKTARCSGVTAARRVSVARAVRRRYRPDVLDRLRSGVAGFDHLVVIGRWSNPRIEPTWSDNAGPMLDLAEHLTFAKWEKVIAALARLVDTDGTEPAPPAEESWLDLRDIHGPDGVIGVEVVGEFFGDYAEVVRQAITDATARHRKQVRNDAEQFGGSPTTSESQLRAKALMDLCRFGTQFTLSGNYRPGTAEVTIILQADEHGQPRAYSPTGDPLTADVIERMMCDPELRAVLSDSLGQPLDVGHSVRLATDAQRAALAARDGGCCFPGCEAPAQQTEAHHVRHHRNGGSTAVNNLACLCRHHHGLVHRVGWAMHITTDGWTLYTHPCGITIWGQQHGVQRQGPIPEELAAEPEPPARPKVKVRGGTVDLAEAIATIRHRYDRMAATPNTRMYRPHDARRSASSRGSGGTGRTGGATRARRATAGQLSLTPARPPQPPIRQ, from the coding sequence ATGTTCGAGGGCTTCGACAGCGAACTGAATAGCCTGGGTTCCGGGATCGACGATGTTGCGGTGTTGTTCGAACTGCAACGCCGTTTGGATCTGCACATGATCGACGCGTTGGGCGAACTGGACGCTGTTGGGATGACCGACATCGTCGAGGGCCTGTCCACCAAAGCCTGGGTGTCCAAGACGGCTCGTTGTTCCGGTGTGACCGCGGCGCGTCGGGTGTCGGTCGCTCGGGCGGTTCGGCGCCGGTATCGGCCCGACGTGTTGGACCGGCTCCGCTCCGGTGTTGCGGGGTTTGATCATCTGGTGGTGATCGGCCGGTGGTCGAACCCGCGTATCGAACCCACCTGGTCCGACAACGCCGGGCCCATGTTGGATCTGGCCGAGCATTTGACGTTCGCGAAATGGGAAAAGGTCATCGCCGCGTTGGCACGCCTCGTCGACACCGACGGCACCGAACCCGCCCCACCAGCAGAAGAGTCCTGGCTCGACCTACGCGACATTCACGGCCCCGACGGTGTCATCGGCGTAGAGGTCGTCGGAGAGTTCTTCGGCGACTACGCCGAGGTTGTACGCCAGGCCATCACCGACGCCACCGCACGTCACCGTAAACAGGTCCGCAACGACGCCGAACAATTCGGCGGGTCACCGACGACGTCAGAATCCCAGTTGCGGGCGAAAGCGTTGATGGACCTGTGCCGGTTCGGCACCCAGTTCACCCTGTCGGGTAACTACCGGCCAGGAACCGCCGAAGTCACCATCATCCTGCAAGCCGACGAACACGGCCAACCACGCGCCTATTCACCTACGGGTGATCCACTCACCGCCGACGTGATCGAACGGATGATGTGTGACCCAGAACTCCGCGCCGTCCTGTCGGACTCGCTCGGCCAACCGCTCGATGTTGGCCATAGCGTCCGGTTAGCCACCGACGCGCAACGCGCCGCACTCGCAGCGCGTGACGGGGGGTGTTGTTTTCCCGGCTGTGAAGCACCCGCACAACAGACCGAAGCCCACCATGTTCGCCATCACCGCAACGGCGGCTCCACCGCGGTGAACAACCTGGCGTGTCTGTGCCGACACCACCACGGACTGGTGCACCGCGTCGGATGGGCCATGCACATCACCACCGACGGATGGACCCTCTACACCCACCCCTGTGGCATCACTATCTGGGGGCAACAACACGGGGTACAACGCCAAGGCCCCATCCCCGAAGAACTCGCGGCAGAACCCGAACCACCCGCCCGACCGAAGGTGAAAGTCCGCGGCGGAACCGTCGATTTGGCCGAAGCGATCGCCACCATCCGACACCGCTACGACCGCATGGCCGCCACCCCCAACACCCGCATGTACCGACCCCACGACGCCCGCAGGTCAGCCTCCAGCCGAGGCTCAGGTGGGACCGGACGAACCGGAGGAGCGACGAGGGCCAGGCGAGCCACCGCCGGGCAACTCTCCCTCACCCCAGCACGACCACCCCAACCACCGATACGCCAATGA
- a CDS encoding YebC/PmpR family DNA-binding transcriptional regulator, which produces MSGHSKWATIKHKKGAADKARGKQFAKLIKQVEVAARQGGGDVDSNPTLRTMFQKARAASVPLDTIERAVKRGTGELEGVDYQEVSYEGYAPGGVAVYVEALTDNRNRTGPEIRTTFSKNGGSIAEPGAVSWQFERKGLIVIDGSADEEELMLVALEAGAEDISRNGDDWNVVTPPSELHTVGTELEAGGFAPKSSDLTMLPSSTITIDTLSAAQAVLKVIEALDDHDDVQEVYSNFDISEEILAELAG; this is translated from the coding sequence ATGTCAGGCCATTCCAAGTGGGCAACCATCAAGCACAAGAAGGGCGCAGCGGACAAGGCGAGAGGTAAGCAGTTCGCAAAGCTCATCAAGCAGGTTGAAGTGGCGGCTCGACAGGGCGGCGGCGACGTCGATTCCAACCCGACGTTGCGCACCATGTTCCAGAAGGCCCGGGCGGCCTCGGTGCCGCTCGACACGATCGAACGCGCCGTCAAGCGCGGCACCGGCGAACTTGAGGGCGTCGATTACCAAGAGGTGTCCTATGAGGGGTACGCCCCCGGCGGGGTGGCGGTGTACGTCGAAGCGCTGACCGACAACCGAAATCGGACCGGACCCGAAATTCGTACGACGTTTTCGAAGAACGGTGGGTCGATTGCCGAGCCGGGTGCGGTGTCGTGGCAGTTCGAACGCAAGGGGCTCATCGTCATCGACGGATCCGCGGACGAGGAGGAGCTGATGCTCGTTGCGCTCGAGGCCGGGGCCGAGGACATCTCCCGCAACGGCGACGACTGGAACGTGGTGACGCCTCCGTCGGAGCTGCACACGGTGGGAACGGAGCTCGAGGCGGGTGGGTTTGCTCCGAAGTCGAGCGACCTGACGATGCTGCCGTCGTCCACGATCACCATCGATACGTTGTCGGCCGCCCAGGCCGTGTTGAAGGTGATCGAGGCGCTCGACGACCACGACGATGTGCAGGAGGTCTACTCCAACTTCGATATTTCCGAGGAAATCCTCGCCGAGTTGGCGGGGTGA
- the pdxT gene encoding pyridoxal 5'-phosphate synthase glutaminase subunit PdxT, which translates to MLAVQGAFAAHREVFRRLGVDTVEVRQVRHLEGIDGLVLPGGESTTMSKLTISLGIFDAIAERLADGMAAFGTCAGAILLSHHIADGRADQRCFSGLDIDVRRNGYGRQIDSFETDLAIRGFEDPFHATFIRAPVIERCGEGVEVLASARDQPVVVRQGRVIATTFHPELGEDDRLHRYFLSVLGE; encoded by the coding sequence TCCAGGGGGCGTTTGCAGCGCACCGCGAGGTGTTCCGGCGCCTCGGCGTCGATACCGTCGAGGTTCGCCAGGTTCGCCATCTCGAAGGCATCGACGGGCTCGTGTTGCCCGGGGGTGAGTCGACCACGATGTCGAAGCTGACGATCTCGCTCGGGATCTTCGACGCCATCGCCGAGCGGCTCGCCGACGGGATGGCGGCGTTCGGGACCTGTGCCGGGGCGATCCTTTTGTCGCACCACATCGCGGATGGCCGAGCGGACCAACGCTGCTTCAGCGGCCTCGACATCGACGTGCGGCGCAATGGTTACGGTCGACAGATCGACTCCTTCGAGACCGACCTGGCCATCCGCGGGTTCGAAGACCCGTTCCACGCCACGTTCATCCGGGCCCCCGTGATCGAGCGCTGCGGGGAGGGGGTCGAGGTGCTTGCGAGCGCTCGCGACCAGCCCGTCGTGGTTCGCCAAGGTCGCGTCATTGCAACGACTTTTCATCCAGAACTTGGTGAAGATGACCGTCTGCACCGCTATTTTCTGTCCGTACTCGGCGAGTAG